Proteins co-encoded in one Afipia sp. P52-10 genomic window:
- a CDS encoding 2'-deoxycytidine 5'-triphosphate deaminase: MPLALPPDAKGILPDRMIAAMADAGAILPAYPFIESQIQPASLDLRLGDLAYRVRASFLPGPGATVADRIEDLKLHEISLADGAVLETNCVYIVPLIESLALPPSVAAAANPKSSTGRLDVFTRVIADGTRRFDMIDHGYHGPLYAEISPKTFPVLLREGSRLSQIRFRQGEAALDGAALAALHAQERLVDADEADLTNGLALSVDLSGEGSNGFVGYRAKRHTGVVDVDRRAGYPMAEFWEPIMAREDRSLILDPGEFYILASKEAVQVPPDYAAEMVPFDPLVGEFRVHYAGFFDPGFGYAGAGGQGSRAVLEVRSREVPFILEHGQIVGRLVYEKMISRPDALYGQRIGSNYQAQGLKLSKHFRI, from the coding sequence GTGCCGCTTGCGCTGCCGCCCGACGCGAAAGGAATCCTTCCCGACCGCATGATCGCGGCGATGGCGGACGCGGGCGCGATCCTGCCCGCCTATCCGTTCATCGAAAGCCAGATCCAGCCGGCGAGCCTCGATCTGCGGCTCGGCGATCTCGCCTACCGTGTGCGCGCGAGCTTCCTGCCAGGCCCAGGCGCCACCGTCGCCGACCGGATCGAGGATCTGAAGCTGCATGAGATCAGCCTCGCTGACGGCGCGGTGCTGGAGACCAACTGCGTCTACATCGTGCCGCTGATCGAGAGCCTGGCGCTGCCGCCGTCGGTGGCCGCCGCCGCCAACCCGAAAAGCTCCACCGGCCGCCTCGACGTGTTCACCCGCGTCATCGCCGACGGCACCCGTCGGTTCGACATGATCGACCACGGCTATCATGGCCCGCTCTATGCGGAGATTTCGCCGAAGACGTTTCCGGTGCTGCTGCGCGAAGGCTCGCGGCTGTCGCAGATCCGCTTCCGGCAGGGAGAGGCGGCGCTGGACGGCGCGGCGCTGGCCGCATTGCATGCGCAGGAGCGGTTGGTCGATGCCGACGAGGCCGATCTCACCAACGGCCTTGCGCTCAGCGTCGATCTGTCGGGCGAGGGCTCGAATGGATTCGTCGGCTATCGCGCCAAGCGCCACACCGGCGTCGTCGATGTCGACCGCCGCGCCGGTTATCCGATGGCGGAGTTCTGGGAGCCGATCATGGCGCGCGAAGATCGCAGCCTGATCCTCGACCCCGGCGAGTTCTATATTCTCGCGTCCAAGGAAGCCGTGCAGGTGCCGCCGGACTATGCCGCCGAGATGGTGCCGTTCGATCCGCTGGTCGGCGAATTCCGAGTTCACTATGCGGGCTTCTTCGATCCCGGCTTCGGCTATGCCGGCGCCGGCGGGCAAGGCTCGCGGGCGGTGCTGGAGGTGCGTTCGCGCGAAGTGCCGTTTATTCTCGAGCATGGCCAGATCGTCGGCCGCCTCGTGTATGAGAAGATGATCAGCCGGCCCGATGCGCTCTATGGCCAGCGCATCGGCTCGAATTATCAGGCGCAGGGCCTGAAGCTGTCGAAGCACTTCCGGATTTAG
- a CDS encoding O-succinylhomoserine sulfhydrylase — protein sequence MSDSKSAAAGTRHYRPETRLVHGGTLRSQFGETSEALFLTQGYVYESAEQCAARFANTDPGFIYSRFANPTVSMFEQRMVELEGAEAARATATGMAAVTTAVLAPLRAGDHVVAAKAMFGSCRFVVEDLLPRYGITSTLVDGLDLDQWQKAMRPNTKTLFLESPTNPTLEVLDIAEIAKIAHAGGARLIVDNVFATPIWQSPLALGADVVVYSATKHIDGQGRCLGGVILSNNDFIQEHIHNFLRQTGPSMSPFNAWVLLKGLETLGVRVRQQTENAAKVADALAKHPKISRLIYPGRDDHPQAAIVKKQMRAGSTMVAFEVKGARAAAFRTLNELKVARISNNLGDSKSLVTHPTTTTHQRLTEEARAELGITEGMIRYSAGLEHADDLIEDLYAALEKA from the coding sequence GTGTCCGATTCCAAGTCTGCTGCCGCCGGCACCCGCCACTACCGCCCTGAAACCCGCCTCGTCCACGGCGGCACGCTGCGCTCGCAGTTCGGCGAGACATCCGAGGCGTTGTTCCTGACGCAAGGGTACGTCTACGAGAGCGCCGAGCAGTGCGCGGCCCGCTTCGCCAACACCGACCCCGGCTTCATCTACTCCCGTTTCGCCAACCCGACCGTGTCGATGTTCGAGCAGCGCATGGTCGAGCTTGAAGGCGCCGAGGCGGCGCGCGCGACTGCAACCGGCATGGCGGCGGTGACGACCGCGGTGCTGGCGCCGCTGCGCGCCGGCGACCATGTCGTCGCAGCGAAGGCAATGTTCGGCTCGTGCCGCTTCGTGGTGGAAGACCTGCTGCCGCGCTACGGCATCACCTCGACTTTGGTGGACGGGCTCGATCTCGACCAGTGGCAGAAAGCGATGCGGCCGAACACCAAGACGCTGTTTCTGGAGAGTCCGACCAACCCGACGCTGGAGGTGCTGGACATCGCCGAGATCGCCAAGATCGCGCATGCGGGCGGCGCGCGGCTGATCGTCGACAACGTGTTCGCGACGCCGATCTGGCAGAGCCCGCTCGCGCTCGGCGCCGACGTGGTGGTCTACTCCGCGACGAAACACATCGACGGCCAGGGACGCTGCCTCGGCGGCGTGATCCTGTCGAACAACGACTTCATCCAGGAACACATCCATAACTTCCTGCGCCAAACCGGCCCGTCGATGTCGCCGTTCAACGCCTGGGTGCTGCTGAAGGGCCTGGAGACGCTCGGCGTGCGCGTGCGCCAGCAGACCGAAAACGCAGCGAAGGTCGCAGACGCCTTGGCCAAGCATCCGAAGATCTCGAGACTGATCTATCCCGGCCGTGACGACCATCCGCAGGCGGCGATCGTCAAGAAGCAGATGCGCGCTGGCTCGACCATGGTCGCCTTCGAGGTGAAGGGCGCGCGCGCCGCAGCGTTCCGCACGCTGAACGAGCTGAAGGTTGCCCGCATCTCCAACAACCTCGGCGACTCGAAGAGCCTGGTCACGCACCCGACGACGACGACGCATCAGCGCCTGACTGAGGAAGCCCGCGCCGAACTCGGCATCACTGAGGGCATGATCCGCTACTCCGCCGGCCTCGAACACGCCGACGATCTGATCGAGGATCTGTACGCCGCACTGGAGAAGGCGTGA
- a CDS encoding SGNH/GDSL hydrolase family protein yields the protein MMVKFAGTIRWQCGAAALLALSLGTVWPRPATAQTQAPAAPSAASSTVAATTPQQPAAGVTEQAKDKLGAAAGKLDDAVKRAADIFNRVPCSSKNAYMEGSLPGIAKKLAAGQPVTIVAFGSSSTVGFGTTSPIFSYPYRLADQLRRKYPKSDITVLNRGIGGEDTVQMLKRIKVAVLDAKPDLVIWQLGTNTVIKEDDAAVARTEALVNEGIDKLKATGADVVLIDPQFVPATTSKDAEEKSNKMVSLLTRIAQARQIAHFPRFSVMRGWHDDQKLPFDSFVIHDGLHMNDWGYACFAQLLGDTIIDTVSRVQAGIEIPPDVLLYRPM from the coding sequence ATGATGGTGAAATTCGCAGGAACGATCCGGTGGCAGTGTGGCGCCGCCGCGCTGCTGGCGTTGTCGCTCGGTACTGTATGGCCGCGACCGGCCACGGCCCAGACGCAGGCTCCGGCGGCACCGTCCGCCGCATCGTCAACGGTTGCCGCAACGACACCGCAACAGCCTGCGGCCGGCGTCACCGAACAGGCCAAGGACAAGCTCGGCGCGGCCGCCGGCAAGCTCGACGATGCGGTCAAGCGTGCAGCGGACATTTTCAATCGCGTGCCGTGCTCCAGCAAGAACGCCTACATGGAAGGTTCGCTGCCGGGCATCGCCAAGAAGCTCGCGGCCGGTCAGCCGGTCACCATCGTCGCGTTCGGTTCGTCCTCGACGGTTGGCTTCGGGACGACCTCGCCGATCTTCTCCTATCCGTATCGTCTCGCCGACCAGTTGCGGCGCAAGTATCCGAAGTCGGACATCACCGTGCTCAACCGCGGCATCGGCGGCGAGGACACGGTGCAGATGCTGAAGCGGATCAAGGTCGCGGTGCTCGACGCCAAGCCGGACCTGGTGATCTGGCAGCTCGGCACCAACACCGTGATCAAGGAAGATGACGCGGCCGTTGCGCGCACCGAGGCGCTGGTCAACGAGGGCATCGACAAGCTGAAGGCGACCGGCGCCGACGTCGTGCTGATCGATCCGCAGTTCGTGCCGGCCACCACCAGCAAGGACGCCGAGGAGAAGAGCAACAAGATGGTCAGCCTGCTGACGCGGATCGCGCAGGCGCGGCAGATCGCGCACTTCCCGCGCTTCTCCGTCATGCGAGGGTGGCACGATGACCAGAAGCTGCCGTTCGACAGCTTCGTCATTCACGACGGTCTGCACATGAACGACTGGGGCTATGCCTGCTTCGCCCAGTTGCTCGGCGACACCATCATCGACACGGTGTCGCGGGTTCAGGCGGGCATCGAGATTCCACCGGACGTGCTGCTCTACCGGCCGATGTAA
- a CDS encoding SGNH/GDSL hydrolase family protein yields MMRAILGAIVVAGLLAGAAAYAQEKATAPQAAEKPVTGGADTAAAEKKPCDVPADLLPMGDNVLDKVAQAIKANKKLDVLVVGSGSSTLAGPDGVSLAYPARLEANLREQLPGIAVAVATSLQPKRTAEETAETLSGLVAEKKPDLLIWQTGTVDALRSIHPDDFRNAIDEGVANVKAAGADVMLMNLQYSPRIETMLPTSPYLDNIRAVAQQQDILLFDRYAIMHSWAENGVFDLSHASRSLTLAKGVHDCIGRALAGYVIAGAKVPSAEPRVQ; encoded by the coding sequence ATGATGAGAGCCATTCTCGGAGCCATCGTCGTTGCCGGCCTTTTGGCCGGCGCTGCGGCGTATGCGCAGGAGAAGGCGACGGCGCCGCAAGCGGCCGAGAAGCCTGTCACGGGCGGCGCGGATACAGCGGCCGCCGAGAAGAAGCCATGCGATGTGCCGGCAGATTTGCTGCCAATGGGCGATAACGTGCTGGACAAGGTCGCCCAGGCCATCAAGGCAAACAAGAAGCTCGACGTGCTGGTGGTCGGCAGCGGCTCATCGACCCTGGCGGGCCCCGACGGCGTGTCGCTGGCGTATCCCGCCCGGCTCGAAGCGAACCTGCGCGAACAGCTTCCGGGCATTGCCGTCGCGGTTGCCACCAGCCTGCAGCCGAAGCGGACCGCGGAGGAGACGGCGGAAACCCTGTCCGGGCTCGTCGCCGAAAAGAAGCCGGACCTTTTGATCTGGCAGACGGGCACCGTCGACGCGCTGCGCTCGATCCATCCGGATGACTTCCGCAATGCCATCGATGAAGGCGTGGCGAACGTGAAGGCCGCCGGTGCCGACGTGATGCTGATGAACCTGCAGTACAGTCCCCGGATCGAAACGATGCTGCCGACGTCGCCTTATCTCGACAACATTCGGGCGGTGGCGCAGCAGCAGGATATCCTGCTGTTCGATCGTTATGCGATCATGCATAGCTGGGCTGAAAACGGCGTGTTCGACCTCTCGCATGCCTCGCGCAGCTTAACCCTTGCCAAAGGGGTCCATGACTGCATAGGACGAGCGCTGGCGGGGTACGTCATCGCAGGCGCCAAGGTTCCGTCTGCGGAACCCAGGGTTCAATGA
- a CDS encoding OpgC family protein, with the protein MTLAVAHGETPLPKLVVPAPSAAERELRLDLFRGLALWFIFINHLPANVLTWFTLRNFGFSDATEMFIFISGYTAAFVYGRAMQERGVVVASARILKRAWQIYVAHIFLFTIYLAEISYVGARFDNPLYAEEMNILDFLKHPDVTIVQALLLRFRPVNMDVLPLYIVLMVFFPPVLWLLRKKADLALGLSVLLYAITWEFELALPSYPSGSWFFNPYAWQLLFVFGAWCALGGAARMARILASPITIWLAAVYLVFAFAVTLTWHFPKIDFLMPNVLARWMYPISKTDLDVLRFAHFLALATLTIHFIPSGWPGLKSPWLRPMILCGQHSLEIFCVGVFLAFAGHFIMVEMSGGAWMHFVISVAGILIMWAIAWVLAWYKGVAERRDQQVRARESGGKISGGEI; encoded by the coding sequence ATGACGCTTGCTGTCGCCCATGGCGAGACGCCGCTGCCGAAACTCGTCGTGCCGGCGCCGTCGGCGGCTGAGCGCGAACTGCGGCTCGATCTGTTTCGCGGCCTGGCGCTGTGGTTCATCTTTATCAATCACCTGCCGGCCAACGTGCTGACCTGGTTCACGCTGCGCAATTTCGGTTTTAGCGACGCCACCGAGATGTTCATCTTCATCTCCGGCTATACGGCGGCGTTCGTTTATGGACGGGCGATGCAGGAGCGCGGCGTCGTCGTCGCTTCGGCCCGCATCCTCAAGCGCGCCTGGCAGATCTATGTCGCGCACATCTTCCTGTTCACCATCTATCTTGCCGAGATCTCCTACGTCGGGGCGCGGTTCGACAACCCGCTCTATGCGGAGGAGATGAACATCCTCGATTTTCTCAAGCACCCCGATGTAACGATCGTGCAGGCGCTGTTGCTGCGCTTCCGCCCGGTCAACATGGACGTGCTGCCGCTTTATATCGTGCTGATGGTGTTCTTCCCGCCGGTGCTGTGGCTGCTGCGCAAGAAGGCGGACCTCGCGCTCGGGCTGTCGGTGCTGCTCTATGCGATCACCTGGGAGTTCGAGCTGGCGCTGCCGTCCTATCCGAGTGGCTCGTGGTTCTTCAACCCGTATGCGTGGCAGCTTCTGTTCGTGTTCGGCGCCTGGTGCGCGCTCGGCGGCGCGGCACGGATGGCGCGGATATTGGCGTCGCCGATCACGATCTGGCTTGCGGCGGTTTACCTCGTGTTCGCGTTCGCGGTGACGCTGACCTGGCACTTCCCGAAGATCGACTTCCTGATGCCGAACGTGCTCGCGCGCTGGATGTATCCGATCAGCAAGACCGACCTGGATGTCTTAAGATTTGCTCATTTTCTTGCGCTGGCGACGTTGACCATCCACTTTATTCCCAGTGGATGGCCAGGGCTGAAATCGCCCTGGCTCCGCCCGATGATCCTGTGCGGCCAGCACTCGCTCGAGATCTTCTGCGTCGGGGTGTTCCTGGCCTTCGCTGGGCACTTCATCATGGTCGAAATGTCCGGCGGCGCTTGGATGCATTTCGTTATCAGTGTTGCGGGAATCCTGATCATGTGGGCCATCGCCTGGGTGCTGGCGTGGTACAAGGGGGTCGCGGAACGGCGCGACCAGCAGGTTCGCGCCAGAGAGTCCGGAGGTAAAATCTCCGGCGGAGAGATATGA